A DNA window from Deinococcus sonorensis KR-87 contains the following coding sequences:
- a CDS encoding class II aldolase/adducin family protein, giving the protein MAAALAARLAEEARDLYRMGLTSSSGGNLSHRESDGFLVSATNTAFSRQRPEEFAECDLQGGRVNGPAPSKEAAFHAAIYRARPEVQAVLHLHAPDSLALSCLAAPTEGGNVLPVHSSYAVTRVGRVPLLPYLPPGAPVLAEAVGRTCRDVNALLLQNHGVITWGRGLEEARDILEELEQNVRVWLASHGQARVLSDEELTEANARAGHGARIRPGEQRPRLLPDVRGWQA; this is encoded by the coding sequence ATGGCCGCGGCCCTGGCCGCCCGGCTGGCCGAGGAGGCGCGCGACCTGTACCGCATGGGCCTGACGAGCAGCAGCGGCGGCAACCTGAGCCATCGAGAGAGCGACGGCTTTCTGGTGAGCGCCACCAACACCGCCTTCTCGCGGCAGCGACCCGAGGAGTTTGCGGAGTGTGACCTGCAGGGCGGGCGGGTGAACGGCCCGGCACCGTCCAAGGAAGCGGCCTTCCACGCCGCCATCTACCGGGCGCGGCCGGAGGTGCAGGCGGTGCTGCACCTGCACGCGCCCGACTCGCTGGCCCTGTCGTGTCTGGCCGCGCCGACCGAGGGGGGCAACGTGCTGCCGGTGCATTCCAGCTACGCCGTGACCCGGGTAGGCCGGGTGCCGCTGCTTCCCTACCTGCCGCCGGGCGCCCCGGTGCTGGCCGAAGCGGTGGGCCGCACCTGCCGGGACGTGAACGCCCTGCTGCTGCAGAATCACGGGGTGATCACCTGGGGGCGCGGGCTGGAGGAGGCGCGCGACATTCTGGAGGAGCTGGAGCAGAACGTGCGGGTGTGGCTCGCCTCGCACGGCCAGGCGCGGGTGCTGAGTGACGAGGAGCTGACCGAGGCCAACGCCCGTGCCGGCCACGGGGCCCGGATCCGGCCCGGCGAGCAACGTCCCCGGCTGCTGCCGGACGTGCGGGGGTGGCAGGCATGA
- a CDS encoding amylo-alpha-1,6-glucosidase, giving the protein MSALADTGRPIAERTVLANGSSIGLLGSSSAYRQVWARDSMISSLGLMLCRDPEGPEVARRSIRTLAAYQSRLGNIPHNVGFTGLPDPALLAHGGALRVGDDEIKVVVDTAHAGCIDNSLWFILGNDYVQRQDGDTQRLRSMWPHIQRAYTWLEYQDSNECGLLEVHEAMDWADLFANRYNSLWPNVLWFAAQRSMAAICRALGEDDQPYRERAEDIRYKVNTLLWVGPDVHKDLGWVETHRKEWLYPIQLTTTVLQDRPYYLPYMAFRDYEDRFDTFGNLAAVLFGLASDQQALRILDYIESAGINMPWPVRAVYPPVRPGDKDWREYYRVRNLNLPDHYHNGGIWPFLGGFYVAALVQAGRLNEAGRQLERLAELDRQSRTPGLEWDFNEWHHGQSGRPSGFRGQSWSAAMFVYAHECVQRGNCPGFGPDEGW; this is encoded by the coding sequence GTGAGTGCCCTGGCCGACACCGGCCGGCCCATCGCGGAGCGCACGGTGCTGGCCAACGGCAGCAGCATCGGGCTGCTCGGCTCCAGCAGCGCCTACCGGCAGGTCTGGGCGCGCGACAGCATGATCAGTTCGCTGGGCCTGATGCTGTGCCGGGACCCGGAAGGTCCCGAGGTGGCCCGCCGCTCCATCCGCACGCTGGCGGCCTACCAGTCGCGGCTGGGCAACATTCCGCACAACGTGGGCTTCACCGGCCTGCCGGACCCAGCGCTGCTGGCGCACGGCGGGGCGCTGCGGGTGGGCGACGACGAGATCAAGGTGGTGGTGGACACCGCGCACGCCGGCTGCATCGACAACAGCCTGTGGTTCATTCTCGGCAACGATTACGTGCAGCGGCAGGACGGCGACACCCAGCGGCTGCGGTCCATGTGGCCGCACATCCAGCGCGCCTACACCTGGCTGGAGTACCAGGACAGCAACGAGTGCGGGCTGCTGGAGGTCCACGAGGCGATGGACTGGGCGGACCTGTTCGCCAACCGCTACAACAGCCTGTGGCCGAACGTGCTGTGGTTCGCCGCGCAGCGCAGCATGGCCGCCATCTGCCGGGCGCTGGGCGAGGACGACCAGCCCTACCGGGAGCGCGCCGAGGACATCCGCTACAAGGTCAACACGCTGCTGTGGGTGGGGCCGGACGTGCACAAGGACCTGGGGTGGGTGGAGACGCACCGCAAGGAGTGGCTGTACCCGATCCAGCTCACCACCACCGTGCTGCAGGACCGGCCCTACTACCTGCCGTACATGGCCTTCCGCGACTACGAGGACCGCTTCGACACCTTCGGGAACCTGGCGGCGGTGCTGTTCGGGCTGGCCAGCGATCAGCAGGCGCTGCGCATCCTCGACTACATCGAGTCGGCGGGCATCAACATGCCGTGGCCGGTCCGGGCGGTGTACCCACCGGTGCGGCCCGGCGACAAGGACTGGCGCGAGTACTACCGGGTGCGGAACCTGAACCTGCCGGACCACTACCACAACGGCGGCATCTGGCCGTTTCTCGGCGGATTCTACGTGGCGGCGCTGGTGCAGGCGGGCCGGCTGAACGAGGCGGGCCGGCAGCTGGAGCGGCTGGCCGAGCTGGACCGGCAGTCGCGCACGCCGGGCCTGGAATGGGACTTCAACGAGTGGCACCACGGGCAGAGCGGTCGGCCCAGCGGCTTCCGCGGGCAGAGCTGGTCGGCCGCGATGTTCGTGTATGCCCACGAGTGCGTGCAGCGCGGCAACTGCCCTGGCTTCGGCCCGGACGAGGGCTGGTGA
- a CDS encoding beta-N-acetylglucosaminidase domain-containing protein: MTAERRGVLEAFYGRPWSWDERHRMLDFMQEVGFNRYLYAPKNDTIHRNRWQEPYTHVEWRQFERLATHAREVGVELIFGLSALAFRYSDPGHLEVLLSKLQAAQACGIRSFALLLDDLPSRFEHGEDAGVFPDLARAQVWLVHQLLPHLDPEGEFYFCPTEYHGAGNSAYLWALGAGLDPRVLVFWTGQEVCSPAIGAAELRRVAEVLRRPVVVWDNFPVNDLDMQYDLHIAALTGRDPDLPAACSGYFAAAGALSAASEVAMRTTADYLRDPAGYDPAQALRQAAQRSTHSPEEAQALVFLADLARRTPLTSGPAALEHPLWPAIDRFWAARGGPPPAAGPDVPGRPAEAAEAGAPDEAPLREAVEAMHQHADTLARLHDPLLLQNVAPWTAKLAGWARVARLGLAALDHPQDPQAREAVLDELALVRENFHWVAGDTFDTFARRCVWAAEAQAGATP; encoded by the coding sequence GGACTTCATGCAGGAGGTGGGCTTCAACCGCTACCTCTACGCCCCCAAGAACGACACCATTCACCGCAACCGCTGGCAGGAGCCGTACACCCACGTCGAGTGGCGGCAGTTCGAGCGGCTGGCCACCCACGCCCGGGAAGTGGGGGTGGAGCTGATCTTCGGGCTGAGCGCCCTGGCCTTCCGCTACAGCGACCCAGGGCACCTGGAGGTGCTGCTCAGCAAGCTTCAGGCGGCGCAGGCCTGCGGCATCCGGTCGTTCGCGCTGCTGCTCGACGACCTGCCCAGCCGCTTCGAGCACGGCGAGGACGCGGGCGTGTTCCCGGATCTGGCGCGCGCTCAGGTCTGGCTGGTGCATCAGCTGCTTCCGCACCTGGACCCGGAGGGCGAATTCTACTTCTGCCCGACCGAGTACCACGGCGCCGGCAACTCGGCGTACCTGTGGGCACTGGGCGCCGGCCTGGACCCCCGGGTGCTGGTGTTCTGGACCGGCCAGGAGGTGTGCAGCCCGGCGATCGGCGCGGCGGAACTGCGCCGGGTGGCGGAGGTGCTGCGCCGGCCGGTGGTGGTGTGGGACAACTTCCCGGTCAACGACCTGGACATGCAGTACGACCTGCACATCGCGGCGCTGACGGGCCGCGACCCGGACCTGCCCGCGGCCTGCAGCGGGTACTTCGCGGCGGCCGGAGCGCTGAGTGCGGCCAGCGAGGTGGCGATGCGGACCACCGCCGACTATCTGCGGGACCCGGCCGGGTACGACCCGGCCCAGGCGCTGCGGCAGGCCGCCCAGCGCTCCACCCACAGCCCGGAGGAGGCCCAGGCGCTGGTGTTCCTGGCGGACCTGGCGCGCCGCACCCCGCTGACCAGTGGCCCGGCGGCGCTTGAGCATCCGCTCTGGCCGGCCATTGACCGTTTCTGGGCGGCGCGCGGCGGGCCACCACCCGCCGCCGGGCCGGACGTGCCGGGCCGGCCAGCGGAGGCGGCCGAGGCCGGGGCGCCGGACGAGGCGCCGCTGCGGGAGGCGGTGGAGGCCATGCATCAGCACGCGGACACGCTGGCGCGGCTGCACGACCCCCTGCTGCTCCAGAACGTGGCCCCCTGGACCGCCAAGCTGGCCGGCTGGGCCCGGGTGGCCCGCCTGGGGCTGGCGGCGCTGGACCACCCGCAGGACCCGCAGGCACGTGAAGCGGTGCTGGACGAACTGGCCCTGGTGAGGGAGAACTTTCACTGGGTGGCCGGCGACACCTTCGACACCTTCGCGCGCCGCTGCGTGTGGGCGGCCGAGGCGCAGGCAGGGGCCACGCCGTGA